A genomic stretch from Candidatus Nitrososphaera gargensis Ga9.2 includes:
- a CDS encoding hydroxymethylglutaryl-CoA reductase, degradative, with amino-acid sequence MDNNKKKFYEMDRDERLEYVRKATGISDIETMLRPLAFEDADRMVENAIGVMSVPMGIATNFVINGREYMIPMAIEEPSVIAAASKAARIAKINGGFTAEADESLMIGQVQVVGAGRAAMQKKILKSKKQLLAIANSKSRSVIAIDLKVRQVRDTSPNKMGSMLLVELIVDTKDAMGANAINTMCEAIAPTVAEIAGGEVVLKILSNYATKRMARCKAVFDKEELGGSEIVRRILYAYALAHSDVYRAVTHNKGIMNGIDAVALATGQDFRAIEAGAHAYAARDGTYRSLTRWRRTREGNLAGEIELPLAVGIVGGVVNAHPTAKLALQILGAKSAKELAMAMAAAGLAQNLAAIRALSAEGIQAGHMRLHSRKFSK; translated from the coding sequence ATGGACAATAATAAAAAAAAGTTCTATGAAATGGACAGGGACGAGCGCCTCGAATATGTGAGAAAAGCCACAGGAATATCTGACATTGAGACGATGCTTAGGCCGCTTGCCTTCGAGGACGCAGACAGGATGGTAGAGAACGCGATCGGGGTAATGTCCGTGCCCATGGGCATTGCAACAAATTTCGTCATAAACGGCAGGGAGTACATGATCCCGATGGCCATAGAGGAGCCGTCGGTGATCGCGGCCGCCAGCAAGGCTGCCAGGATTGCGAAAATAAATGGAGGGTTCACCGCCGAGGCTGACGAGTCGCTCATGATAGGGCAAGTGCAGGTTGTCGGCGCTGGCAGAGCTGCGATGCAGAAGAAAATATTGAAGAGCAAAAAGCAGCTGCTGGCTATTGCCAATTCAAAGAGCAGGTCGGTTATTGCTATCGACCTTAAGGTGCGACAGGTGCGCGACACCAGCCCAAACAAGATGGGCAGCATGCTGCTTGTAGAGCTTATAGTCGACACCAAGGACGCAATGGGCGCAAACGCGATAAACACAATGTGCGAAGCGATAGCGCCAACAGTCGCTGAAATTGCTGGCGGCGAAGTCGTGTTAAAGATTTTGTCAAATTATGCTACGAAAAGGATGGCCAGGTGCAAAGCAGTCTTTGATAAAGAAGAGCTTGGCGGAAGCGAGATCGTAAGGCGGATATTGTACGCTTACGCGCTTGCACATTCTGATGTTTACCGTGCAGTCACGCACAACAAGGGTATTATGAATGGGATCGACGCGGTCGCGCTTGCAACAGGGCAGGATTTCAGAGCGATTGAAGCCGGGGCCCACGCCTATGCTGCAAGGGACGGCACCTACCGCTCATTAACAAGGTGGCGCAGGACAAGGGAAGGCAACCTTGCCGGCGAGATCGAGCTGCCGTTGGCAGTGGGCATAGTTGGCGGCGTGGTCAACGCCCACCCGACTGCAAAACTTGCGCTCCAGATTCTTGGAGCAAAGAGCGCCAAAGAGCTGGCTATGGCGATGGCTGCAGCCGGCCTCGCGCAGAACCTGGCTGCAATCAGGGCGCTATCGGCAGAGGGGATTCAGGCAGGCCACATGAGGCTGCACAGCAGGAAATTTAGCAAGTAG
- the hsp20 gene encoding archaeal heat shock protein Hsp20 gives MTMRDRDIDDWFRRFMGSRRWSPWGASTTGSMFREFEDMRRDIERMFEETIQDIGRVPKELVREYETPSGKVREVGPLVYGYTATIGPDGKPKIREFGNVRPSLGAAATPMLSSELEPLADVITSDKEVKVTIDMPGVSKQDIKISAYDSTVEVSTVENAKRRYYKVVELPPETDIETAKSTFTNGILEITFNKKAKPKGREIKVE, from the coding sequence ATGACCATGAGAGACCGCGACATAGACGACTGGTTCAGGAGGTTCATGGGCTCTAGGAGGTGGAGCCCTTGGGGCGCGTCAACAACAGGAAGCATGTTCAGAGAGTTTGAAGACATGCGGAGGGACATAGAAAGGATGTTCGAAGAGACAATTCAGGACATCGGGCGCGTGCCAAAAGAGCTCGTAAGGGAGTATGAAACGCCCAGCGGCAAGGTAAGGGAAGTGGGGCCGCTGGTCTATGGCTACACTGCCACCATTGGGCCCGACGGCAAGCCCAAGATAAGAGAGTTTGGCAACGTCAGGCCGTCACTTGGTGCGGCCGCGACTCCGATGCTAAGTTCCGAGCTAGAGCCGCTTGCCGATGTGATAACGTCTGACAAGGAGGTAAAAGTGACAATCGATATGCCCGGCGTGTCAAAGCAGGATATCAAGATAAGCGCTTACGATAGCACTGTAGAGGTCTCCACTGTAGAAAACGCCAAGAGGAGGTACTACAAGGTGGTAGAGCTTCCGCCGGAAACAGATATTGAAACAGCCAAGTCTACCTTTACCAACGGAATACTGGAAATAACTTTCAACAAAAAGGCCAAGCCAAAGGGTAGGGAAATCAAGGTAGAGTAA
- a CDS encoding imidazoleglycerol-phosphate dehydratase — translation MAAARKARIERVTKETAVTVQVNIDGTGKTSVRTGLSFIDHLITSIGKHAMIDIMLNGKSNDGIVHHLAEDVAIALAQTIDKALGDRAKIMRFGYALIPMDEALAYVSIDLVKRQYHKVELKLTRDSIEGMPREDLEHFVRSLVQNLNACTHMIVQYGDNDHHKVEAALKAFAVALRMATGIDSRRKGVPSTKGAM, via the coding sequence TTGGCTGCCGCAAGGAAGGCGAGAATTGAGAGGGTCACAAAAGAGACCGCAGTCACCGTGCAGGTCAACATCGACGGCACTGGCAAGACAAGCGTCAGGACTGGCCTCTCGTTCATTGATCACCTCATCACTTCGATAGGCAAGCACGCCATGATAGACATCATGCTCAACGGCAAGTCAAACGACGGCATAGTGCACCACCTTGCAGAGGATGTCGCCATTGCGCTGGCGCAGACGATAGACAAGGCGCTTGGCGACAGGGCAAAAATTATGAGGTTTGGCTATGCGCTCATTCCAATGGACGAAGCGCTTGCATACGTATCAATTGACCTAGTAAAGCGCCAGTACCACAAGGTAGAATTGAAACTTACGCGCGACAGCATCGAAGGCATGCCCAGAGAAGACCTTGAGCACTTTGTAAGGTCACTTGTCCAGAACCTGAACGCATGCACACACATGATCGTGCAATATGGCGACAACGACCACCACAAGGTCGAAGCCGCGCTCAAGGCGTTTGCAGTAGCGCTCCGGATGGCGACTGGCATCGACAGCAGGAGGAAGGGCGTGCCAAGCACAAAGGGGGCAATGTAG
- the hisA gene encoding 1-(5-phosphoribosyl)-5-[(5-phosphoribosylamino)methylideneamino]imidazole-4-carboxamide isomerase, whose product MKVIAAVDIMGGSVVRLVKGDPANKTVYSSDPVETAKKWEAEGADMLHIVDLDAAFASGSSNFELVASIATAVKIPVQVAGGIRTIEKAEEMLAKASRVVIGTMAYSEPETVKRLAKKNPGRVVVSIDQIDGKVMVKGWKESTGITVADAISRFSEMSIDEFLLTSIERDGTLEGPDVRILAEAAKSARIIASGGIASLEDIVKVRSAGCSSVILGKAMYDGRVSIEKVKALA is encoded by the coding sequence ATGAAGGTCATAGCCGCTGTCGACATCATGGGAGGGAGCGTGGTCAGGCTCGTCAAGGGAGACCCTGCAAACAAGACGGTCTACAGTAGCGACCCTGTTGAAACCGCCAAAAAATGGGAGGCGGAGGGGGCCGACATGCTGCACATCGTCGACCTTGACGCGGCGTTTGCCAGCGGCAGTAGCAACTTCGAGCTTGTAGCAAGCATTGCTACTGCAGTCAAGATCCCGGTACAGGTAGCCGGCGGCATCAGGACTATTGAAAAAGCAGAAGAGATGCTGGCCAAGGCGTCAAGGGTGGTGATCGGCACAATGGCGTACAGCGAGCCGGAGACTGTGAAAAGGCTGGCCAAAAAGAACCCCGGCAGGGTTGTCGTGTCAATAGACCAGATCGACGGCAAGGTGATGGTAAAAGGGTGGAAGGAGTCAACAGGGATCACAGTCGCAGACGCGATATCCCGGTTTTCAGAGATGAGCATAGACGAATTCCTGCTTACAAGCATCGAGCGCGACGGCACGCTGGAGGGCCCCGATGTCAGGATTCTGGCTGAGGCCGCCAAGTCTGCAAGGATAATCGCAAGCGGAGGGATCGCAAGCCTTGAGGACATCGTGAAGGTCAGGAGCGCCGGCTGCAGTTCCGTGATACTTGGCAAGGCGATGTACGACGGCAGGGTGAGCATTGAGAAGGTGAAGGCGCTGGCATGA
- the hisG gene encoding ATP phosphoribosyltransferase has translation MPTVKFAVPKGSIEEVTFKLLEQAWQHVSGRGRTYRVKLGDPEIDVKILRPQEIPTYVQEGFYDVGITGRDWILEAKADVEVLLDLEIGRVKQVIAVPSSFPYKSLDEMIADFAKTGRTLRVSSEYLTTTSMHLKSNAAYKKAYGNADPMIITPWLRVGENKKVEIFLSFGATEAKPPEDVDAIFDITETGTTLAQNNLKIIDTVAESTAVLVANKKSLKDQTKREKIADMIALLRGVVDGRKKLHIFVNVKKENLPKLLKELPALKRPTVSPLSEDGWFGVNTVIDKNEFIRIVPKMRKLAQGLVVLEPKQILPLDEINLDGYS, from the coding sequence ATGCCTACAGTGAAATTTGCAGTCCCAAAGGGAAGCATTGAAGAAGTCACGTTCAAGCTGCTGGAGCAGGCGTGGCAGCACGTGAGCGGCCGGGGGCGTACATATCGGGTCAAGTTGGGGGACCCCGAGATCGACGTCAAGATATTGAGGCCACAAGAGATTCCTACCTACGTTCAGGAAGGCTTTTACGACGTAGGCATCACTGGCAGGGACTGGATACTTGAGGCAAAGGCTGATGTTGAGGTTTTGCTCGACCTCGAGATCGGGCGCGTCAAGCAGGTGATCGCTGTCCCATCAAGTTTCCCTTACAAGAGTCTGGATGAGATGATTGCAGATTTTGCCAAGACGGGCAGGACGTTGAGGGTGTCCTCCGAATACCTTACAACGACCTCGATGCACCTTAAGTCAAACGCCGCGTACAAAAAGGCGTACGGCAATGCTGATCCCATGATAATAACTCCTTGGCTGAGGGTGGGTGAGAACAAGAAGGTCGAGATATTCCTCTCGTTTGGCGCGACAGAGGCCAAACCGCCAGAGGACGTCGACGCTATCTTTGACATTACAGAGACAGGCACCACCCTTGCCCAGAACAACCTGAAGATAATCGACACAGTTGCAGAATCGACCGCAGTGCTTGTGGCAAACAAGAAATCCCTCAAGGATCAGACCAAGAGGGAAAAAATAGCCGACATGATAGCGCTTTTAAGAGGCGTAGTCGACGGACGGAAAAAACTGCACATTTTTGTCAATGTCAAGAAGGAGAACCTTCCAAAACTGCTGAAGGAATTGCCGGCCCTCAAGAGGCCGACTGTCAGCCCGCTTTCGGAAGACGGCTGGTTCGGCGTCAACACGGTAATCGACAAGAACGAGTTTATCAGGATAGTGCCCAAGATGAGAAAGCTGGCGCAGGGGCTGGTGGTGCTGGAGCCAAAGCAGATACTGCCTCTTGATGAGATAAACTTGGACGGATATTCCTGA
- the hisH gene encoding imidazole glycerol phosphate synthase subunit HisH — MAKIAIFDYGAGNLFSLKSALERNGAESVKIIYDLKDLEKFDGLVLPGVGNFDPAIKSIEGSAEHLDKAIEEGKPVMGICLGMEMLFERSEEGKLEGLKILDGDVMMLPKGKVKIPHMGWNNLQIIKGDSKFLKGVRDNSWVYFVHSYRAVPKNRSLVVATSDYGVSVPAVVEKGNLIGVQFHPEKSGDVGALMLRNFIEMCDDKKEAK, encoded by the coding sequence TTGGCCAAGATAGCGATATTCGACTACGGCGCAGGCAACCTCTTCAGCCTGAAATCGGCCCTTGAGCGCAACGGGGCAGAAAGCGTCAAGATAATCTACGACCTCAAGGATTTGGAAAAATTCGACGGTCTGGTGCTGCCTGGCGTGGGCAACTTTGACCCGGCGATAAAGTCAATAGAGGGCAGTGCAGAGCACCTAGATAAGGCGATCGAAGAAGGCAAACCGGTGATGGGCATCTGCCTTGGAATGGAGATGCTCTTTGAGAGGAGCGAAGAAGGCAAACTCGAAGGGTTGAAGATACTGGACGGCGACGTCATGATGCTTCCAAAGGGCAAGGTCAAGATCCCTCACATGGGCTGGAACAACCTGCAGATAATAAAGGGCGACAGCAAATTTCTAAAGGGCGTCAGGGACAACTCGTGGGTGTATTTCGTGCACTCGTATAGGGCCGTGCCAAAGAACCGCAGTCTGGTTGTGGCCACCTCCGACTACGGGGTGAGCGTCCCGGCGGTCGTTGAAAAGGGCAACCTGATAGGCGTGCAGTTCCACCCAGAAAAGTCAGGCGACGTCGGCGCGCTAATGCTCAGGAATTTTATTGAAATGTGCGACGACAAAAAAGAGGCAAAATGA
- a CDS encoding HAD family hydrolase, protein MLSFDCVLFDIDGVLVDIRKSYNAAIKKTVEYMLKSITDRRSFRGLVTDQIILKFRQSGGFNNDTDTTYAITLAMLASQPKSVAEGRKFLMKVAGNADEGGYVSVEKFLANYDIEKWKKLLNYPAPVKDSMLARVFDELFYGPELFRKQNSLEPKYWAGGKPFIKNDRIDVSIKTMKKLHEMFRGNLAIVSGRSRLAAEYSLRPVMKYFNLDACVFLEDEKREYAKPNPYAIKRAMKVMNAKTAIYAGDSAEDLLMARRAEKEAGVKIAFVGIYGNSPNPARTVAQFRQEGVEAVAKSVSQLIRIINAIGKA, encoded by the coding sequence ATGTTGTCGTTTGATTGTGTGCTCTTTGACATAGACGGCGTGCTTGTAGACATACGCAAGTCCTACAACGCGGCCATCAAAAAGACCGTAGAATACATGCTAAAATCGATAACAGACAGAAGATCCTTCCGCGGTCTTGTCACCGACCAGATCATACTAAAGTTCAGGCAGAGTGGCGGCTTTAACAATGACACCGACACGACCTATGCGATAACGCTTGCGATGCTTGCCAGCCAGCCAAAGAGCGTTGCAGAAGGCAGGAAGTTCCTGATGAAGGTGGCAGGCAACGCCGACGAGGGCGGATACGTGTCGGTGGAAAAGTTCCTTGCAAACTATGATATAGAGAAATGGAAAAAGCTGTTGAACTACCCGGCGCCTGTCAAGGACAGCATGCTTGCAAGGGTGTTTGATGAGCTCTTTTATGGGCCGGAGCTGTTCAGAAAGCAGAACAGCTTGGAGCCCAAGTACTGGGCCGGCGGTAAGCCATTTATCAAAAACGACAGGATCGATGTGAGCATAAAGACGATGAAAAAGCTGCATGAAATGTTCAGAGGCAACCTTGCAATAGTGTCAGGCAGGAGCCGACTTGCGGCAGAATATTCGCTCAGGCCGGTGATGAAATATTTCAACCTTGACGCTTGCGTTTTTTTGGAGGATGAGAAGCGCGAGTACGCCAAGCCAAACCCCTATGCGATCAAGCGCGCGATGAAAGTCATGAATGCAAAAACTGCCATCTATGCGGGCGACTCTGCCGAGGACCTGCTAATGGCAAGACGCGCTGAGAAAGAAGCAGGTGTGAAAATAGCGTTTGTCGGCATCTATGGCAACAGCCCCAACCCCGCCAGAACGGTAGCGCAGTTCAGGCAGGAAGGCGTTGAGGCGGTTGCAAAGAGCGTGAGCCAGCTGATCCGTATCATAAATGCGATAGGGAAAGCATAG
- a CDS encoding PQQ-dependent sugar dehydrogenase, protein MEKERRLVVVAVAAVVIAAVTTAFFAPSQTTLPIPEPRRNSGGNSTSSGVQVLAENLEVPWALDVAEDGRIFFTERAGRIRVIENGTLLEDPVAFINVEQNEESGLLGLALHPNFTENHLLYIYHTYSNGSSILNKVLMLTERDNQIIESKVIIDGIPAADRNDGGRIKFGPDGKLYIATGDARQPELAQDGRSLAGKILRLNPDGTIPEDNPFEGSPVYSYGHRNIQGLAWHPETGELYASEHGDQGNDEINIIRPGANYGWPIEDCNAERFEEPVVCFTPAIAPGGIVIPSSDRLGYQSDIVLAALKAQQLRLVELPLDSERNILTGYGRIRDVVEAPDGTLYVATSNRDGRAIPEQGDDKILRITNPQ, encoded by the coding sequence ATGGAAAAGGAGCGGCGGCTCGTCGTGGTGGCAGTGGCCGCTGTAGTCATTGCAGCAGTGACGACTGCCTTTTTTGCGCCGTCGCAGACCACGCTTCCGATACCAGAGCCTAGGCGGAACAGCGGCGGCAACAGCACCAGCTCGGGCGTGCAGGTGCTTGCAGAGAACCTAGAGGTGCCCTGGGCGCTGGACGTTGCCGAGGACGGCAGGATCTTTTTCACCGAAAGGGCAGGCAGGATAAGGGTGATCGAGAACGGCACGCTGCTTGAAGACCCTGTGGCGTTTATCAATGTGGAACAGAACGAAGAATCCGGGCTCTTAGGGCTGGCGCTCCACCCCAACTTTACAGAGAACCACCTGCTCTACATCTACCACACGTATTCCAACGGCTCAAGCATCTTGAACAAGGTGCTGATGCTCACTGAAAGGGACAACCAGATCATCGAGTCCAAGGTCATAATCGACGGCATCCCGGCGGCAGACAGGAACGACGGCGGCAGGATCAAGTTCGGCCCTGACGGCAAACTATACATCGCGACAGGCGATGCGCGGCAGCCCGAGCTTGCGCAGGACGGCAGGTCGCTTGCCGGCAAGATCCTGCGGCTGAACCCGGATGGCACAATACCGGAGGACAACCCGTTTGAAGGCTCGCCCGTGTACTCGTACGGCCACCGCAACATACAGGGTCTGGCATGGCATCCGGAGACAGGCGAGCTGTACGCAAGCGAGCACGGGGATCAGGGCAATGATGAGATAAACATTATCAGGCCGGGCGCCAACTACGGCTGGCCCATCGAGGACTGCAATGCCGAGCGCTTCGAAGAGCCGGTCGTGTGCTTTACCCCTGCGATAGCGCCGGGCGGGATCGTGATTCCAAGCTCTGACAGGCTGGGCTACCAGAGCGACATTGTGCTGGCGGCGCTGAAGGCGCAGCAGCTCCGATTAGTAGAGCTCCCGTTGGATTCTGAAAGGAATATCCTTACAGGCTACGGCAGGATCCGCGATGTGGTTGAAGCGCCGGACGGCACGCTGTACGTCGCCACGAGCAACAGGGACGGCAGGGCTATACCGGAACAGGGCGATGACAAGATTTTAAGGATCACCAACCCACAGTAG
- the hisC gene encoding histidinol-phosphate transaminase: MMKKNNSSSRFDDSIRRIAKLGHYTKPEKVQGAIKLDSNENFALDRDFVAGIAAEAARQVDLREYPLDQLDELYSQLAKYAGVSVKCVAAGSGSDQIIELLLSTLGSRRATVFSPTFSYFINRCELHGIKVDKVPLDQDFTLDKKEFVRSARKSDLIYICSPNNPTGNQIGRQEAIDIIDSLEDKLVLVDEAYVDFADYSLSTYATKRDNIIVLRTLSKAFGLAGARVGYMVANEKFVRTFRSTIQSPYPISTLSLAIASSVLARADHIRQTVNAVRNERGRVLAKLAKVDSIKVFPSDANFLFIEAGKNYQRISKVLKSSGVVVKELGSIAGHRGCMRVTIGTREMNDKFLQCIEEGSLQ, translated from the coding sequence ATGATGAAGAAGAATAATAGTAGCAGTCGGTTTGACGACAGCATAAGGAGGATCGCCAAGCTTGGCCACTACACCAAGCCAGAAAAGGTGCAGGGCGCGATCAAGCTGGACTCGAATGAAAATTTCGCGCTGGACAGAGATTTTGTGGCGGGCATTGCGGCCGAAGCGGCACGGCAGGTAGACTTGAGGGAATACCCGCTTGACCAGCTGGACGAGCTTTATTCACAGCTTGCGAAATATGCCGGCGTCAGCGTAAAATGCGTGGCGGCTGGCAGCGGGTCGGACCAGATAATCGAGCTTTTGCTGTCGACGCTTGGCAGCAGGCGGGCGACGGTGTTTTCACCCACGTTTTCGTATTTCATCAACAGGTGTGAGCTCCACGGCATCAAGGTTGACAAGGTGCCGCTTGATCAAGACTTTACTCTTGACAAAAAGGAGTTTGTAAGGAGCGCAAGAAAATCCGATCTTATCTATATCTGCTCGCCAAACAACCCGACAGGCAACCAGATAGGCAGGCAAGAGGCAATAGACATCATTGACTCGCTTGAGGACAAGCTGGTGCTTGTCGACGAGGCATATGTCGATTTCGCCGACTACTCGTTGTCAACCTATGCGACAAAACGCGACAACATAATCGTGCTGCGCACGCTTTCAAAGGCGTTCGGGCTGGCAGGCGCAAGGGTTGGCTATATGGTGGCAAATGAAAAGTTTGTGCGCACGTTCAGGTCGACCATCCAGTCTCCCTACCCGATAAGCACACTATCACTTGCCATCGCGTCAAGCGTGCTTGCACGCGCAGACCACATCAGGCAGACGGTAAACGCGGTAAGGAACGAGCGCGGCAGGGTACTTGCCAAGCTTGCCAAGGTGGATAGCATCAAGGTATTTCCATCAGACGCCAACTTTCTCTTTATCGAAGCAGGCAAGAACTACCAGCGGATTTCAAAGGTGCTCAAAAGCAGCGGCGTTGTTGTCAAGGAGCTTGGCAGCATAGCCGGCCACAGAGGCTGCATGAGGGTGACGATAGGCACACGGGAAATGAACGACAAGTTCCTCCAGTGCATAGAAGAAGGGTCGCTGCAATAA
- a CDS encoding CBS domain-containing protein, giving the protein MKVSEIMVTDVFKLSSEDTVARALNMMADKSINQIPVVDDDGKYLGMIFAKQLLNSSAQPSSKVKSYIVNTSMVGPNQDVEKAAQLVIGSGNRALPVVENGRLVGIVSETDLVSTADFGHAIVDEVMSGAIVIEEETSLADAVSKMRRYNISRLPVINTKGVLRGMLSIIDVARIIATPRERTSKSAAISGGTAAIKDVKVRDIMRRTVSVEPGTKLNSLADHFKRNEEVVVAGDGRPMGIVTPKDALELVLPKKTSEPMIHMAHLEDGQDRTEIQEQLARFLKKIQGKLGDVRSVVVYADKHKTRKYSLRTRLITSRGVIDAKAVGYDPLSASKELIARLDRRIKSEHSQRVKYKQHRESARRM; this is encoded by the coding sequence ATGAAAGTATCAGAAATAATGGTGACAGATGTTTTTAAGCTCAGTTCTGAAGACACGGTCGCAAGGGCGCTCAACATGATGGCCGACAAGTCGATAAACCAGATACCAGTGGTTGATGATGACGGCAAGTACCTTGGCATGATATTTGCAAAGCAGCTTCTCAACTCTAGCGCGCAGCCTTCTTCGAAGGTGAAGAGCTATATTGTCAACACGTCGATGGTTGGCCCTAATCAGGACGTTGAAAAGGCGGCGCAACTTGTCATAGGGAGCGGGAACCGCGCCCTGCCTGTCGTGGAAAATGGCAGGCTTGTTGGCATCGTGAGCGAGACCGACCTTGTGTCTACTGCAGACTTTGGGCACGCCATCGTCGACGAGGTCATGTCCGGCGCCATAGTCATTGAAGAAGAAACCTCGCTTGCCGACGCAGTCTCGAAAATGAGGAGGTACAACATCTCTCGGTTGCCCGTGATAAACACAAAGGGAGTGCTGCGCGGGATGCTCAGCATAATCGACGTGGCTAGGATAATCGCCACCCCGAGGGAGCGCACGAGCAAGTCTGCGGCGATATCTGGCGGAACCGCGGCAATAAAGGATGTCAAGGTAAGGGACATCATGAGGAGGACCGTCTCAGTAGAGCCGGGCACCAAGCTCAACTCCCTTGCAGACCACTTCAAGCGCAATGAGGAAGTGGTTGTAGCTGGCGACGGCAGGCCGATGGGCATAGTCACGCCCAAGGATGCACTTGAGCTCGTGCTGCCAAAGAAGACCAGCGAGCCTATGATACACATGGCGCACCTTGAAGACGGGCAGGATCGCACAGAGATACAGGAGCAGCTGGCCCGCTTTTTGAAAAAGATCCAGGGTAAGCTGGGCGACGTGCGATCAGTGGTGGTCTATGCGGACAAGCACAAGACCCGCAAGTACTCGCTTCGGACGCGGCTTATCACGTCAAGGGGTGTGATAGACGCCAAGGCTGTGGGCTATGACCCACTGAGCGCATCGAAAGAGCTCATTGCTCGGCTCGATAGGAGGATCAAGTCGGAGCATAGCCAGCGGGTAAAGTACAAGCAACACCGCGAGTCAGCAAGAAGAATGTAA
- the hisD gene encoding histidinol dehydrogenase: protein MKIINVAEPAIGAARLRKATAIPDSLFADAMAIMKSVAEHGDSAVLDYTAKFDGVRLDSLKVGEHEIKHAYRQVTKEQVRAVRLMKERLAKSELAVLKQLKGIAVSAEGVRINRMVKPVASVGCYIPGGKARYPSTVVMCAVPAKAAGVKRIVAVSPPMKDGTIDPLTLVAADICGVDEFYKAGGAQGIAALAYGTQSIKPVSKIVGPGGMFVTAAKLIASGNVSTDMVAGPTELLIYADTTADPRLVAVDLISQSEHSTDTICGLVTTSEKLASQVHAQVQSLVEKITRSDIVKSSLENNGFIAVCKNESECIEFVNEFAPEHLEIMCKNADAVAKKIDSAGLVLIGQYAPSSASDYSLGSNHVLPTLGFGKSRASLSVLDFIKIVNKVKVSKAGLAKVDRSVKEMAVAEGLLNHYEAVRARTEDDEEE from the coding sequence ATGAAGATAATCAATGTCGCCGAGCCAGCTATTGGGGCCGCGCGGCTGCGCAAGGCAACCGCAATCCCGGACTCGCTTTTTGCAGACGCGATGGCGATAATGAAAAGTGTGGCAGAGCACGGCGACTCGGCTGTTCTTGACTATACCGCGAAATTTGATGGTGTAAGGCTTGACTCGCTCAAGGTGGGCGAGCATGAGATAAAGCATGCATACAGGCAGGTCACAAAAGAGCAGGTCAGGGCAGTCAGGCTCATGAAAGAGCGATTGGCAAAGAGCGAGCTGGCGGTGCTTAAGCAGCTGAAGGGAATCGCGGTGTCGGCAGAAGGCGTAAGGATAAATCGCATGGTAAAGCCAGTCGCAAGCGTCGGGTGCTACATACCCGGCGGAAAGGCACGCTACCCAAGCACGGTTGTCATGTGCGCGGTGCCTGCCAAGGCAGCCGGCGTAAAGAGGATCGTCGCGGTGTCGCCCCCAATGAAGGATGGCACCATCGACCCACTGACGCTGGTCGCAGCAGACATTTGTGGAGTTGATGAATTCTACAAGGCGGGTGGCGCGCAGGGGATAGCCGCGCTTGCCTACGGCACGCAGTCGATAAAACCGGTGAGCAAGATAGTAGGCCCCGGCGGCATGTTTGTGACGGCTGCAAAACTAATCGCTTCTGGCAATGTTTCAACAGACATGGTGGCCGGCCCGACAGAGCTGCTGATATACGCCGACACGACAGCAGACCCGCGGCTTGTGGCAGTCGACCTAATCTCGCAGTCAGAACACAGCACCGACACGATCTGCGGCTTGGTGACAACGTCTGAAAAGCTGGCGTCACAGGTGCATGCTCAAGTACAATCGCTGGTCGAAAAGATCACCCGGTCAGACATTGTAAAGTCCAGCTTGGAGAATAATGGGTTTATCGCCGTCTGCAAGAACGAAAGCGAGTGCATCGAGTTTGTGAACGAGTTTGCGCCAGAGCACCTAGAGATAATGTGCAAGAACGCCGATGCGGTTGCAAAAAAGATAGATTCTGCAGGGCTCGTGCTGATAGGGCAGTACGCGCCGTCGTCTGCAAGCGACTACTCGCTTGGCTCCAACCATGTGCTCCCGACCCTCGGGTTTGGCAAGTCGCGCGCATCGCTGTCAGTGCTCGACTTTATAAAAATTGTAAACAAGGTCAAGGTTAGCAAGGCTGGGCTTGCAAAGGTAGACAGGTCGGTCAAGGAAATGGCGGTCGCAGAGGGGCTCCTGAACCACTACGAGGCGGTGAGGGCGAGGACAGAGGATGATGAAGAAGAATAA